DNA from Mucilaginibacter mallensis:
GCTCCATAATAAACTATCGTTATTATAAACATGGAGCTTAAACTCAGGAATGTTTACGCCCAGGTAATCGCCTTTCATTGATGCAGGCAGCCAGCGGCTACGTTCCATGTTCACCAATATTTGTTTTATGCGGCTTTTTAATGGCACATTCATTTCATTAATGGTTTCCCTGTTTACCAAACCATTAACCGGTAAACCAAGCCTGGTTTGGAACTGCTTAACGCCTGAGACCAATTCGGCAGTAAACACATTAGTTGTAGTATCGCCTTTATAATCACCAAGCTTATATAACCGCTTTTTAATAGGCAATATTGCTGATAAAGAATCGCCCAGTTTTACAGATTTCACGGCAATTGTTATGGGCACCCATTTATCAGATGAATCCAGGTCCCTATATTTCTTAAGGTATGTCCTTAATAGCTCATATTGCCGGTAAACGGGTTCATTTGTTAATTGCTTAGTAGGTGTTTTTAACAAACTATCCAGATATTGATCGTATGAATCCTTTTCCCTAGGTAAAAACCATTTTGCCGATTTACTGGCATCAGTGCCCATGCCATGCCATATAAGGTTAGCCAGCATAAAATATTGCGAAGTAAGCATCAGTTCCACATCAGTTCGGGGTTGTTTTGAAGTGGTTTTTGTATTCAATCCATCCAATAACGAATCCAGCGCTTTTGCGTAGGGCGCTTTTTTATAAATACCATCGTTATCCAGGTTCATGATGCGGTTGGTTAAGTTACCGGCCTGCTCAATTAAGCTGCCGTTCTCAAACCAGGCATAAGCGTATTTTCTTTTCTGATAAAAATCTGTAACCTGACTTGCATACGTTTTTAGGTCCGGATACTTTTTAAAGAAAGGCGTTAGCTGGGTACTATCAAAAACATCTGTTGAGTGTTGAGTGAAATTTCCGGGAATGGTTTTATCCATATCC
Protein-coding regions in this window:
- a CDS encoding L,D-transpeptidase family protein is translated as MKCIPLRLFLLLILVYSISLVSCGQQVKTHKPVDSLAQDMDKTIPGNFTQHSTDVFDSTQLTPFFKKYPDLKTYASQVTDFYQKRKYAYAWFENGSLIEQAGNLTNRIMNLDNDGIYKKAPYAKALDSLLDGLNTKTTSKQPRTDVELMLTSQYFMLANLIWHGMGTDASKSAKWFLPREKDSYDQYLDSLLKTPTKQLTNEPVYRQYELLRTYLKKYRDLDSSDKWVPITIAVKSVKLGDSLSAILPIKKRLYKLGDYKGDTTTNVFTAELVSGVKQFQTRLGLPVNGLVNRETINEMNVPLKSRIKQILVNMERSRWLPASMKGDYLGVNIPEFKLHVYNNDSLLWSCNVVVGQSVHQTTVFYGEIKYVVFSPYWNVPESIVRNEVIPGMRKNANYISKHNMQITGYVNGLPNVRQKPGPENSLGLVKFLFPNSYSIYLHDTPSKSLFGESSRAFSHGCIRVKEPAKLADFLLQQRKEWTPQKINAAMHTGKEQYVTLNNKIPVFIAYLTAFVDRDGKINFRKDIYNLDGRLADMLMKQNGTY